The genomic stretch CAACCACCCGCTCAATCCAAACCGTAACCCCCTCCGGGGTGAGGTCTGGCACTGCAACGATCCCAACGCGCCCGGCTTCGGCACCTTCACCTGGGGCGATTACACCTACCAGGAGAAAGTCTACGGCTGCGTCCGCTACCCTCCGGTGCCGAAAGGCCAGAGCTACCCGCCGCCGCTCGCCCCGGGGGGGCCGGACCAGCCCCCGTCCTCCCCGTCCCTGGCTGTTGGAGACACCGCCGTCGTCCGCGCCGATGGCCAGTGTCTCAACGTCCGTCCGGCCCCGGCCGCAAACCCGCCGCTCACCTGCCTCCCCGAGGAGACCCGAGTCACCATCGTCGGCGGACCGCAGGAACTGGACGGCATCACCTGGTGGCAGGTGACGAACGGGCAGGTCACCGGTTGGTCGGCGGGGCAATACCTGGTCAAGGTGCAGCCGCCCCCGGCCGCCGATGCACCCGTCAACCCCGCCGGCCGCATGTGGCCGCCACTCGAGGTTGCGATGCCCTCCCTCTCGGTGCCCGCGGTCGCAGCGGCGTTCGCGCCCGCCGCCTACAGCGAGTGCGCTGACCGAGGTTTCGCCGGCGGCTGTGCCGCCATGGATTTCCCCACCACGATTCCTGAACTGGGCATCACGCCGCACACGGACCCGACCCCGGCGCCTGCCCCACCGCTGGCCGGTGCCTTCCTCGGCGCACCGAAGCTCCAGGTCATCGGCGAGCGAGCGGTGACGCTCCAGGTGACGGCGAGCAGCTCCACGGCGGCGTCACTGACTGTTCGTAATCTCGGGACGGGCATCGGCCCATTCCGGGTGCGCACGTCAGCGGCCTGGCTCGTGGTCCGCCACCCGAACGATCCGCCAGGCCGCGTCGTCGATGGCGGAGTCGCTATCGGAAAAGACCTCCCGGTCGTCGTGTCAACGAGCCCGCGGTCTGTCCAGGCCGGTCTGGACTCCGTGCTCGAAATCCGCATTAATCCGGCTCTCCTCCCACAGGGGGCGACGGGCGGGACGGTCCTCATCGAACCGCTCCTCGGCACGCTTCAGCCGGTCACCATCACGGTGACAGTACAGCGCTCCGGCTCCGCCAGCGGCCCGCCGCAGTTCCCGTTCAGGCGCATCCTGCCGAACGTTACTGCCGAAGGCAGTCCCTGACGCCCGACGGACTCCGGGCAGTCAGTGGGCGTGGGCCTCCTCAAGCGCTTTCTTGTGCTCGGAAATGACACGCTGGGCGATGTTCGCCGGCACCTCGCCGTAGTGGTCGAAGGTAAGCTCAAACACCCCGCGGCCCTGGGTGAGCGACCGGAGGTCGGACGCATACCGCTGCACCTCCGCCAGCGGGACCTCTGCCTCGATCACGCTCATGCCGCCGTCCGGGTTGATGCCATGAATGCGGGCGCGCTTCGTGTTCAGGTCGCCCACGATGTCGCCGGCAAATTCGTCCGGGACATACACCCGAATCAGCATAATCGGCTCGAGGAGAATCGGCCCCGCACCCTGCACGGCCTCCTTCAGTGCCTGGGACGCGGCGAGCTTGAATGACATCTCGTTGGAGTCCACCGGATGGTGCTTGCCGTCGACCAGGGTGACCTGGCAGTCCGTCAGTTCGTAGCCGGCGATGATGCCGCCGGCAGCTGTCTCCATGACGCCCTTTTCGACTGCCGGAATGAACTCCTTCGGCACCGCGCCGCCCACGACCCGTTCGGCAAACCTGATGCCGGAGCCACGCGGCAGCGGCTCAACTTCGAGCAGCACACGGCCGTACTGGCCATGGCCGCCAGTCTGTTTCTTGTGGGTATACTCCGCCGAGGCCTTCTTCGTGACGGTCTCCCGGTAGGGGACGCGCGGCAGCGCCAGTTCAACTTCGACATTGAACTTCCGTTTCAGCCGTTCAACGGTGACTTCGAGGTGGGCGTCGCCCAGGCCTGAGAGGATGAGCTCACCGGTCGCGGGGTCGCGGTCGAGGCGGAGACCGGGGTCCTCTTCGACCATCCGCTGCAGGCTCGGTCCGAGCTTATCGACCGCGGCCTTGCCGACCGGCCGGACGGCCATGCTGAATACCGGTGCGGGGAACTGCATCGGGGGAAGCGTGACCGGCCGCTCCCGGCTGCCGAGCGTGTCGCCGGTCCCCGTATGCGCAAGCTTGGCGACGACGCCAATATCGCCGGCGACAATCTCTTGCACCGGGACCTGTTCCTTGCCGCGCTGCATGTACAGCGTTCCGAGCCGCTCATCGGCCTGCCGATTCGCGTTCCACAGGTGGGAATCGGCGGTCACCCGCCCCGAAAAGACGCGCAGGTAGCTCAGCCGGCCCACGAACGGATCCGCCGCTGTCTTGAATACCAGCGCGACCGGCGGCGCCGAGGGGTCGGCCGTGACCTTGATGCCGCCGGCCTCGATCGGGTCACGGTCGGCGGGCGATGGGCCGCTGAATGCGATGGTGTGGAGCAGCTGCCGCACACCGATGAGTTTCGTTGCCGAGACACAGACCACCGGAAAGATCAGGTTGTGGTCCAGGCCGCCGTGGAGCACCCGGCGAAGTTCGTCCTCCGAGAGCTCCTCATCGGCAAAGTACTTGGTCATCAGCTCTTCGTCGGTTTCGACGATGCCCTCGATCAGCTGCGCCCGGAGCCGCTCCGCTTCCTCGCGCAGCTCATCCGGCACGTCAACTTCGTCGGCCTGCTCGTTCACGTAGCCCTTCATGTGGAGGAGGTCCACGACGCCCCTGAACGAATCGTGCGCCCCGATGGGGAGCTGGAGCGGCATCACACGGTGCCCCCATCGCTGCTGGAGTGCCGCGAGGACGTGTGCAAAGTTTGCGTTCTCCCGGTCCATCCGGTTGATGACAATGAGGCGCGGCAGCCCCAGCTTCTCGGCGATGCTCCACACCCTGTCGGTTCCAACCTCCGGGCCCGCCACCGCGTCAACTACCACCACCGCCAGGTCCGCGGCATGTGCCCCGCAAATGACCTCCGTCACGAAATCGGCGTACCCGGGGGTATCGATGATGTTGATTTTGCGGCCCTCCCACTCGAGCGGCGCCAGCGCAAGGTTCAGGCTGAACTTCCGTCGGTGCTCATCGTCGTCGTAGTCGGTGACCGTATTCTGGTCCTGGACGGAGCCGAGCCGGGTGATGGCGCCGCTCTCATAGAGCGCTGCTTCGGCAAGGCTCGTCTTGCCGACGCTCCCGTGGCCCACCAGGACCACATTACGGATGGCTTCGGTGGGATACACCTTCATCGACGTGAACCTCCTCCGGCCCGCGAAGTGGCCCGTAGTCTACGCACCGCCGATCCGCCCCTCAATGCGCGATGCGGCAGCAGGTGTCGTCCGCGGGGAAGAAGCTGGTTAACGTCGCGCCTCTCAATTCCGCCCGGTAGACTGGGCGATGCCATCAGTACGGATGTTCGAACCATGACAACCTATGTGGCGCTCGACCTCGAAACCACCGGCCTCGAGCCCGAGCGCGACCGCATCATCGAGGTGGGCGCCGTGCGGTTCACGGCCGGCGGCGTCGAAGCCGAGTTCAGCACCCTCGTCAATCCCGGCCGGCGGCTCACGCCGTTCATCGAGCGCCTGACCGGCATCTCGAACGCCCTCGTCGCGTCCGCGCCGCCGCTCGACCAGGTCCGCGACGACCTCGTGCGGTTCCTCGATGGCGCCGTGATTATTGGACATAATATTGAATTTGACCTCGAGTTCCTTCGCAACTCGGGCGTGCTGCAGCACGCTGATGCCATCGACACCGCGGAGTTTGCCCGCCTCCTCCTGCCCGACCTGAAGAACTTTACCCTTGGCGAGGTAGCTGCAGCCCTGGGCCTTCCGGTGACCGACCAGCACCGCGCGCTGGCCGATGCCCGCCTGGCGGCCAGGGTCTTCCTCGAGCTCAGCAAGCTCGCCGAACGCCTCGACCCGGCCCGGCGCGCGCAGCTTGGCCGGCTGGTGCTCACCGATGCGCCGGCGCTCGGGCGCACCCTTGGCGGCGCCGAGGCATCGCCGGCACCCCGCAGTGGGCTGCCGGCGCCTCCGCCATTCCGTCCCGTCCCCGTGCTTACCTCGCGGAATCCGCCGCAACCGATCCGGCGGCAGGACCTGGAGGCGGCCTTCGGCGGCCTTGCGCGCGTGGTGCAGGGGTTCGAGCACCGCGATGAGCAGCTCGCCATGGCCGAGGCGGTCCGCGAAACATTCGTGGAGGGCGGACACCTCCTCGTGGAGGCCGGGACAGGCGTCGGGAAGTCCCTCGCCTACCTCGTGCCAGCCGCGCTGGATGCCATCCGGAACGGCCGCCGGGTCGTGGTCAGTACCAACACCATTGCGCTCCAGGAGCAGCTCATCCAGAAGGACATCCCCGTGCTCCGCCGGGCGCTGGCTGCAGCAGGCTTCATCAATGCACCAGAGGACCTCCGGGTCGCTCTCCTGAAGGGACGCGGGAACTACCTGTGCTACGCCCGCTGGGCGGCAAGTTACGTGGCCGGCACGCGCGACCCGGACGTCGCCCGGCTCAGCGCCAGCATCCTCCTCTGGCTGGAACAGACGGAAACGGGCGACCGGTCTGAACTCCGGCTCGGTCCTGAGGAGTCGGCCGCCTGGGCTCGCCTCTCCGCATCCGAGGCTGATTGCCTTTCACGCCAGCATCGCCACGTCCGCGAAGGCAACTGCTTCCTCTGGCGGGCACGAAAGCTCGCGGAATCGGCGCACTTGGTTATCGTCAACCACGCGCTGCTGCTCGCCGACCTCGCATCGGAAGGCAGCGCGATTCCCGAATTCGACCACCTGGTTGTTGATGAGGCGCACAACCTCGAGGACGTCGCGACCCAGCAGTTCGGCGGAACGCTCACGCTTCGGAAATTGACCGAGTCCCTCGACGCTATCCATCGGCCCGGCACTCGCGACCACCGGGAGGGCGGCGCCGTCATGCTCCTGCGCTCTTTCGATGGCGAGCCGTACGCATCCTCTGCCAGGGCGCTGGCCGGGCTCGTCGCTGCGGCCCGCGAGGCAGCCCGCCCGTTTTTCCGGGCGGTGGGAGCCCTCCCTGCCCGTGACGGCGACGGCGACCGCCTTCTGCTGACACCCCTCGTCAGGCGCGAGCCCGCCTGGGAAGAGGCCGAAGAGCGCTGGCAGGCGCTCCATGCCCAGCTCGAGCGCATCGAACGCGCCGGCGAAGAGGCTGCGAAGCTGCTTGCCAAGGCGCCGGTTGAACTGTCCGACGAGCTCGCCGCCGAGTTCCGGGCAGCCTTCCGGAAGATCGGCGATGTTCGCGCGCTCGGTGAGGTGCTCGTCAACCCGGCCGGCCCGGAGACGATCACCTGGGCCGCCCGTGAGCCCGAAGGGATCGGCTCGCTTCATATGGCGCCTCTGGATGTCGGACCGCTCCTCCGCGAACAGCTTTTCGAACCCCGCCGCGTCGTGGTCGCAACCAGCGCAACCCTGAGCGCCAATCACGACATGTCGTTCGCGGCCGGCCGCCTCGGCCTTGACTCGCCGCGCATGCTCGAACTCGGGTCCCCGTTCGACTACGAGCGCGCCGCCCTGCTCGCTGCAGTCGACGACCTTCCCGAGCCGAACCATCCTGACTTCCCCGGCAGGCTCGCCCGCGCGATCGGGACGCTCGCCCTCGCCTCCCGCGGCCGCGCGATTGCGCTCTTCACCTCAAATGTGCTCCTGCGGCATGTCTCCGGGCTCGTCCGCCCGATGCTCGAGCCGTCCGGCATCGTGGTCCTCGCCCAGGGCATCGATGGCACCCCCAGGTGGATTACCGAACAGCTCCGCGAAAATCCCGAAACCCTCGTCCTCGGAAGCGCCAGCTTCTGGGAGGGTGTCGATATCCGCGGCGATGCGCTCTCGCTTGTGATGATCACCCGCCTGCCCTTCGATGTGCCGACCGACCCCGTCGGCCGCGCCCGCGCCGAGCAGTACGACGACCCGTTCAACCAGTACCAGGTCCCGGCGGCCATCCTCCGTTTCCGCCAGGGGTTCGGCCGGCTCATCCGCGACCGGCGCGACCGCGGCGTTGTCGCAGTATTCGACCGCCGTCTCTGGGAGAAGCGGTACGGGCGCCAGTTTATCGATTCGCTCCCGCGGTGCACCCGCTTCCGTGGCTCGACCGATGAAGTCGCCTCCGCCATTGAGGAGTGGCTCTCACGTGGCTGAGCTTGCACAGCAGCTTGCCATCCGAGGTGAACGGGTTGCACTCGAGCCGGCCGGTCTCGGCAGCCTGGCAATTGTCCGGCTGCAGGATGGTTGCCGTGTCGGCCGCCTGGACGTGCTGCCTGGCGGACCGGGCGAACTGATCGCCTGGGAGCTTTGTATCGACGAAGCGGAGCGCGGCTATGGCGCCGGCTCGGAGGCAGCCCGGCTCTTTGCCCTCGCCGCCGGGCAGGCGGGCTGGACCCGTCTCCGGGCGCGCGCGCACCCGCGGTTCGGACTCTCCGTCTACTTCTGGATGCGAATGGGCTTCCGGCCCCTCCATGGTGAGGGGCCGGAAGGGGGAATCTGGTTCGTCCGCCAGCTGGCAGGAGGACCAGCTTAGGCGTTCGTCCAGGCTGCCATTTTCGCCCGGAGGCCACGGTCGAGTTCGTCGAGGAACTCTTCGGTGGTGAGCCACGGTGTGTCCGGCGAGATGAGCATGGCGAGGTCTTTCGTCATCTTGCCGCTCTCGACCGTCTCGACGCAGACTCGTTCGAGCGTCTCCGCGAACCGCGCGACCTCTGGCGTGCCGTCCAGCTTCGCCCGGAAGGCAAGGCCGCGGGTCCATGCAAAGATCGACGCAATGGGGTTGGTCGAGGTTTTCTCACCCCGCTGATAGGCCCGGTAATGCCGGGTCACCGTCCCGTGGGCGGCTTCCGCCTCGCAGGTCTTTCCGTCCGGCGTGAGCAGCACCGACGTCATCAGTCCGAGTGACCCGAACCCCTGGGCCACGGTGTCGGACTGGACGTCACCGTCGTAGTTCTTGCACGCCCACACGTAGCCGCCCTCCCATTTCAGCGCTGAGGCGACCATATCGTCGATTAGCCGGTGCTCGTAGGTCAGACCGCGCGCCTTGAACTTTTCCGCAAACTCGGTGTCGAACACCTCCTGGAAGATGTCCTTGAAGCGGCCGTCGTATGCCTTCAGGATCGTGTTCTTCGTAGAAAGGTAGACCGGGTAGTTTCGCTCCAGGCCGTAGCGGAACGAGGCGCGGGCGAAGTCGCGAATCGAGTCATCAAAGTTGTACATGCCCATCGCCACGCCTGGGCCGTCGAACGTTGCGACCTCGAACTGCATCGGTTCGCCGCCGTCCGCCGGCGTCCAGCTGATCGTGACCGTACCCGGCCCTGGCACCCGGAAATCGGTCGCGCGGTACTGGTCGCCATGCGCGTGGCGCCCGATCACAATCGGTTTCGTCCAACCCGGTACGAGCCGCGGGATATTCCGGCAGATGATCGGCTCACGGAAGACCACACCGCCGAGGATGTTGCGGATCGTCCCGTTCGGAGACTTCCACATCTGCTTCAGGTTGAACTCTTTGACCCGTGCTTCGTCCGGCGTGATCGTGGCGCACTTCACCCCGACGCCGTACTTCTTGATGGCGTACGCAGCTTCGACGGTGACCTGGTCGTTGGTCGCGTCCCGGTTCTCGATGCCGAGGTCGTAGTACTCGAGCTTGATGTCGAGGTACGGCAGGATGAGCTTTTCTTTAATGAAGCGCCAGATGATGCGCGTCATCTCGTCGCCGTCGAGCTCGACGACCGGACTGAGGACTTTGATCTTCTCCATGGTGCTGCTCCCGGGTTAGCTGGCGGGCTGGGCCGCGATCTGGCGCAGGACGTACGGCAGGATGCCGTCGTGCCGGTAGTAGTCGAGCTCCACCGGCGTATCGATTCGGCACACGACCTTAAAGGTCCGTTCGCTGCCGTCGTCCCCGCGGGCAACGACATCGAGCAGCGCGCGCGGCGCAAGCCCCTGCGCGATGCCGCGGATGGTGTACACCTCGGTTCCGCTCAGACCAAGCGTCTCCCGGTTCTCCCCGGGCAGGAACTGAAGCGGAAGGACGCCCATGCCGACCAGGTTGCTTCGGTGGATGCGTTCGTACGATTCGGCGATGACGGCTCGAACCCCGAGTAGCTTCACGCCTTTCGCCGCCCAGTCGCGGGAAGAGCCGGCCCCGTACTCCTTCCCTGCGAGCACGATGAGCGGCACCCCCTCCGCCCGGTATTTCAACGACGCATCGAAGATGGTCATCTCCTCGCCGTCCGGCAGATGGCGGGTCACGCCACCTTCACTGCCGGGAACGAGCAGGTTGCGCAGGCGGATGTTCGCGAAGGTGCCGCGCACCATCACCTCGTCGTGGCCCCGGCGCGCGCCGTACTGGTTGAAGTCCTCCCTGGCCACGCCCATCTCCCGGAGCCAGACCCCCGCCGGACTGTTCGGGCTGATGTTGCCGGCCGGCGAGATGTGGTCCGTCGTGACCGAGTCGCCCACCATAACCAGCACGCGGGCGCCTTCGATGTCGGTCAGCGGCGTCGGCTCGAGCGACAGGTTGTCGAAGTAGGGCGCCCGCTTGATGTACGTCGACTTCGGGTCCCACGCGAAGAGGTCGCCCGAGGGCGTCGGAAGATTTCGCCACCGCTCATCGCCTTTGAATACATCGGCGTACTTCCTGCGGAACATCTCGGAGCGGACCGATGTGCGAATCGCCTCCTCGACCTCAGCCTGCGATGGCCAGATATCAGCGAGGAAGACCGGCGTGCCGTCGCTGCCGGTTCCGATAGGCTCGGTGGCGAAGTCGATATCTATCCGCCCCGCCAGCGCATACGCGACCACCAGCGGCGGCGAAGCGAGGTAGTTCGCCCGCGTGTCCGGGTTGACGCGTCCTTCGAAGTTCCGGTTCCCCGAGAGAACCGCCACGGCCACAAGGTCGTTCTCCCGGATCGCGTCGCTGATACGCGGGTCGAGCGGACCGGAGTTGCCGATGCAGGTCGTGCACCCGTAGCCGACAAGTTGGAAGCCGAGCCGGTCGAGGTAGGGCGTGAGCCCGGCCTCAGCGAGGTACTCGGTGACCACCTGGGAACCCGGCGCCAGGCTCGTCTTCACCCAGGGAGGGGTCGAAAGCCCGCGTTCGACCGCCTTTCGTGCGAGCAGCCCCGCGCCAAGCATCACCTCGGGATTGGAGGTGTTTGTGCAGCTCGTAATCGCTGCGATGACCACTGACCCGTGCCGGAGCTCGAATGACGTCCCGTTCCCGACCACCGCCGTGGCGGCCCGCTTCTCGGGCGGGACCATTGCCGAGAGGTTCTTCTCCCAGTCGGCTTTCGCGAGCCGCAGGGGAACGCGGTCCTGCGGCCGTCGCGGCCCGGCGATCGACGGCTCGACATCGCCGAGGTCCAGCTCGAGCGTCTCCGAAAATACCGGGTCTGGGGTCTCATCGGTCCTGAAGAGCCCCTGGGCCTTGCAGTACGCCTCCACCAGCTGAACGAGATGCTCGTCCCGGCCGGTGAAGCGAAGGTAGGCCAGCGTCTCCTCGTCAACGGGGAAGAAGCCCATGGTGGCGCCGTACTCAGGCGCCATGTTGGCGATGGTGGCCCGGGCCGCGAGCGGCAGGCCCGTCAGGCCGGTCCCGTAGAACTCCACGAACTTCCCGACAACACCCCGCTCGCGCAGCATCTGCGTCACCCGGAGGACGAGGTCGGTGCCCGTTGCCCCCTCGCGGAGGCGGCCCGTCAGCCGGAAGCCGACCACCTCGGGGATTAGCATCGCTACCGGCTGGCCCAGCATCGCCGCCTCGGCCTCGATGCCGCCGACGCCCCAGCCGAGCACCCCCAGGCCGTTCACCATCGTCGTGTGCGAGTCCGTGCCGACGAGGGTATCGGGGTACGCCTGCAGCTCTCCGTCAACCTCGTTCTGGAAGACGACCGAGGCGAGGTATTCCAGGTTCACCTGGTGCACAATGCCGGTCCCCGGGGGCACCACGCGGAAGTTCCGGAACGCCTGCTGACCCCAGCGCAGGAACTGGTAGCGTTCCCGGTTCCGCTCGAATTCGAGCTCGACGTTCTTTTCGAACGCATCGGGGCGGCCGTAGTAGTCGACCTGGACTGAGTGATCGATGACGAGGTCGACCCGCTGCAGCGGGTTGATGCGCGCGGGATCGCCGCCGAGTGCGACTATCGCGTCGCGCATCGAGGCGAGGTCGACCACCACCGGGACCCCGGTGAAATCCTGGAGCAGGACGCGGGCCGGCGTGAAGGCGATCTCGCGGTCGGCACCGGAATTCGGCTGCCAGCCGGCAAGTGCGGCGATGTCCTCGGCGGTGACCGCGCGCCCGTCCTCCAGCCGGAGCAGGTTTTCGAGCAGGATCTTCAGAGAGAACGGGAGTCGGTCGACGCCGGGAAATCCCCGGTCGCGCAGGGCGTCGAGCGCGAAGATGGTGTAGCTCGTGCCGCCGACTTCAAGGCGGCGTTTTGCACCAAACGAATCAGGGTGAGCCACTGTGACCTCCAGGGTGAGTCGCGGCGAATTGAGGACGGAATCGGCCGGCAGGTTGAGCGGCCGGCGGGCTGCGAATCACCGGGTATTGCGTGGCGGACCGGTGCCCATGTCCCAAGCCTCCTTCCACGTTGCGTGTGGCGGTACTTGGGCCCTTTCCCGCGCTGCCTCCGCGGGGGGCCATCCGGCCGGAGTCCGCGACTTCTCCCCAGGAGGAGACCGTTGGGCCCGGAGCGGCACTGAACGAGATGGCCAATCGCAAGTATACGCCCGGAGCAGCGTTCCGGCCGAATTGCCGGTCCTCGCGGGCTGCTGGCGGCTCGCGCTAATGACACGCTCCGCCTGAACCTGTTACCCTCCAAGCGGTAACCAGGTTCCATCGGCCTCACGGAGAGGTCATTCTCGCCAGTCCCGGAAACGCTCGATGACCGCAGGTTCCACCACATCTTGGAGGGTCATCGAGTGTCGTTTGCCGACAAGTCGCTCGCCTGCATCGATTGCGGAGCGTCCTTCACCTTTACTGCTGGCGAGCAGGAGTTCCACGCATCCAAGGGGTTCACGCAGGAACCGCGGCGCTGCCCGTCCTGCCGTCGAGCCCGCAAGGCCCAGCAGGGCGGAAGCTCAGCTGCTGCCGACTCCCGGCCGCCGCGTCAGCTCTACGACGCCGTCTGCGCCTCCTGCGGCAAGGTCGCGAAGGTCCCCTTCGAGCCGACCACCGGGCGTCCCGTCTATTGCAGCGACTGCTTCCAGCCCCAGCCCCGCGGCCTCGCATCTTCCGGGGGCCGCAGTGCTCCCCGGGAGCCTCGCTCGAGCGGCTTCGGGAGCTGGGGCGATTTCGAGCCGATGGACCGTGGCGGCGGCCGCGGTGGACGCGGCTGGAACGACCGCAAAGGCGGCAAGGGCCGTCGCTGGTAGCCCGCCCGGCCAGCTCCGGCCAGGCGCTGCTGCTATCATGCCCGGCGGAGGGCCCGTAGCTCAGCGGTGAGAGCAGTCGGCTCATAACCGATCGGTCCCGGGTTCGAATCCTGGCGGGCCCACCACTCGACGTTTCGCTGCGGTCAGGAGCGAAATGCCGCCCGGCGCGCGAAACTGTGCCGGCCCGGACACGCGTCACGAGCAAAATCCTTCGGGAGACGCTAACCTTTCCGCGGAAGCACCGCGGCCCCGGCCGCCGTGAGAAGGAGACAGCACCGATGCCTATCAGCCGCCCCATTGAACCGCTCGTCGCCACCGATGATGAACTGCGCGCCGCCCTCGAGGACGCCTTCCTCCCGGCGCTGCTGCCTGCCCTTGCACAGGCTACCGGTGACTTTTCCATCCTGCGTGAATCCCTCCGGCCGCCGGGCGTTGCACCGGGAGTCCAGCAGGGCGGCATGACGCCCGCCCAGCAGGCCGAGGCGAAGGAGGTCGCCTTCGAAGCGCTCAAGCGGCTCCGGGACGGCCAGGTCTCCGGCGAGGTCCCGGTCGAGGAGGCGCTGCTCCGGATTACGGCGTGGATGACCGGCTCTCCGGTTTCCGAGGACTACGTCCCGCTCCTGCTCGAAGAACTCGCGCCCGAGGGCCAGGACCCCCGCGCTCCCGCCTGGCGGAAGGACCCCTCGGTTCCGTTCAGCGTCATCATCATCGGTGCAGGGATGTCCGGCATCCTCGCCGGCATCCGTCTCAAGCAGGCGGGCATCCCCTTCACCATCCTCGAAAAGAACCACGACATCGGCGGCACCTGGCTGGAGAACACCTACCCGGGCGCGCGTGTCGACGTTTCGAACGCGTTTTACAGCTACAGCTTCGCCCAGAAGAACGACTGGCCGACCCACTACTCCACGCAGCCCGTGCTCCTCGAGTACTTCCAGGAATGCGCCCGCGAGTTTGGCGTTCGCGAGCACGTCCAGTTCAACACCGAGGTCACCCTCCTGCAGTGGGACGAGGACCGCGCCGAGTGGGTCGTCCATGTCCGCCGGGCTGATGGCACCGAAGAAGAGCTCCGCGCCAACGCGGTCATCAGCGCCGTCGGCCAGCTGAATCGCCCCAAGATACCCGATATCCCGGGCCTCGAGCGGTTCCGCGGTCCACAGTTCCACTCTGCCCGCTGGGACCACTCCGTCGACCTCGCCGGCAAGCGGGTCGCCGTCATCGGGACCGGGGCGAGCGCCGCCCAGTTCATCCCAGAAGTGGCAAAGGTCGCCGGCGAAGTCACGATCTTCCAGCGAACGCCCAACTGGTACGTGCCGGTGCCGCACTATCACGATGAGGTCCCGGCTGGCCTCCGGTGGCTCTTCACGCACGTGCCCCATTACGCCCACTGGTACCGGTTCTGGCTGTTCTGGAACACCACCGACGGCCTCCTCGCTGCCGCAAAGGTCGACCCTAACTGGCCCGACAAGTCCCGCTCGGTCGGCCCTGAGAACGAGAATCTCCGCCAGCTGCTGACCGCCTACCTGCAGATGCAGTTCGCGGACCGGCCCGACCTGCTGCCCAAGGTGATGCCGGACTACCCGCCCGCCGCCAAGCGCCTGATCCTGGATAACGGCATCTGGGCGG from Tepidiforma thermophila encodes the following:
- a CDS encoding helicase C-terminal domain-containing protein, with translation MTTYVALDLETTGLEPERDRIIEVGAVRFTAGGVEAEFSTLVNPGRRLTPFIERLTGISNALVASAPPLDQVRDDLVRFLDGAVIIGHNIEFDLEFLRNSGVLQHADAIDTAEFARLLLPDLKNFTLGEVAAALGLPVTDQHRALADARLAARVFLELSKLAERLDPARRAQLGRLVLTDAPALGRTLGGAEASPAPRSGLPAPPPFRPVPVLTSRNPPQPIRRQDLEAAFGGLARVVQGFEHRDEQLAMAEAVRETFVEGGHLLVEAGTGVGKSLAYLVPAALDAIRNGRRVVVSTNTIALQEQLIQKDIPVLRRALAAAGFINAPEDLRVALLKGRGNYLCYARWAASYVAGTRDPDVARLSASILLWLEQTETGDRSELRLGPEESAAWARLSASEADCLSRQHRHVREGNCFLWRARKLAESAHLVIVNHALLLADLASEGSAIPEFDHLVVDEAHNLEDVATQQFGGTLTLRKLTESLDAIHRPGTRDHREGGAVMLLRSFDGEPYASSARALAGLVAAAREAARPFFRAVGALPARDGDGDRLLLTPLVRREPAWEEAEERWQALHAQLERIERAGEEAAKLLAKAPVELSDELAAEFRAAFRKIGDVRALGEVLVNPAGPETITWAAREPEGIGSLHMAPLDVGPLLREQLFEPRRVVVATSATLSANHDMSFAAGRLGLDSPRMLELGSPFDYERAALLAAVDDLPEPNHPDFPGRLARAIGTLALASRGRAIALFTSNVLLRHVSGLVRPMLEPSGIVVLAQGIDGTPRWITEQLRENPETLVLGSASFWEGVDIRGDALSLVMITRLPFDVPTDPVGRARAEQYDDPFNQYQVPAAILRFRQGFGRLIRDRRDRGVVAVFDRRLWEKRYGRQFIDSLPRCTRFRGSTDEVASAIEEWLSRG
- a CDS encoding NADP-dependent isocitrate dehydrogenase; translation: MEKIKVLSPVVELDGDEMTRIIWRFIKEKLILPYLDIKLEYYDLGIENRDATNDQVTVEAAYAIKKYGVGVKCATITPDEARVKEFNLKQMWKSPNGTIRNILGGVVFREPIICRNIPRLVPGWTKPIVIGRHAHGDQYRATDFRVPGPGTVTISWTPADGGEPMQFEVATFDGPGVAMGMYNFDDSIRDFARASFRYGLERNYPVYLSTKNTILKAYDGRFKDIFQEVFDTEFAEKFKARGLTYEHRLIDDMVASALKWEGGYVWACKNYDGDVQSDTVAQGFGSLGLMTSVLLTPDGKTCEAEAAHGTVTRHYRAYQRGEKTSTNPIASIFAWTRGLAFRAKLDGTPEVARFAETLERVCVETVESGKMTKDLAMLISPDTPWLTTEEFLDELDRGLRAKMAAWTNA
- the fusA gene encoding elongation factor G produces the protein MKVYPTEAIRNVVLVGHGSVGKTSLAEAALYESGAITRLGSVQDQNTVTDYDDDEHRRKFSLNLALAPLEWEGRKINIIDTPGYADFVTEVICGAHAADLAVVVVDAVAGPEVGTDRVWSIAEKLGLPRLIVINRMDRENANFAHVLAALQQRWGHRVMPLQLPIGAHDSFRGVVDLLHMKGYVNEQADEVDVPDELREEAERLRAQLIEGIVETDEELMTKYFADEELSEDELRRVLHGGLDHNLIFPVVCVSATKLIGVRQLLHTIAFSGPSPADRDPIEAGGIKVTADPSAPPVALVFKTAADPFVGRLSYLRVFSGRVTADSHLWNANRQADERLGTLYMQRGKEQVPVQEIVAGDIGVVAKLAHTGTGDTLGSRERPVTLPPMQFPAPVFSMAVRPVGKAAVDKLGPSLQRMVEEDPGLRLDRDPATGELILSGLGDAHLEVTVERLKRKFNVEVELALPRVPYRETVTKKASAEYTHKKQTGGHGQYGRVLLEVEPLPRGSGIRFAERVVGGAVPKEFIPAVEKGVMETAAGGIIAGYELTDCQVTLVDGKHHPVDSNEMSFKLAASQALKEAVQGAGPILLEPIMLIRVYVPDEFAGDIVGDLNTKRARIHGINPDGGMSVIEAEVPLAEVQRYASDLRSLTQGRGVFELTFDHYGEVPANIAQRVISEHKKALEEAHAH
- a CDS encoding N-acetyltransferase; the protein is MAELAQQLAIRGERVALEPAGLGSLAIVRLQDGCRVGRLDVLPGGPGELIAWELCIDEAERGYGAGSEAARLFALAAGQAGWTRLRARAHPRFGLSVYFWMRMGFRPLHGEGPEGGIWFVRQLAGGPA